A region of the Haematobia irritans isolate KBUSLIRL chromosome 5, ASM5000362v1, whole genome shotgun sequence genome:
GGCTGTTCAGTTTAGCTTCTTGTGCTTCACAGGTTACATCATTTATGCCTTATGTCGGCGAAACAAAAAACTCGAAAAAAGAACGGATCTTGGTTCATGACGTCATTGATGGTAACAAGTCTATCAACCAGCTGTCTTGCTTCAAATGCCAAAACaatcattttttatatgaatgccCCGATTTCACCTCTCTCTCAGTAAATAATAGGTGGAATTTTATTCGCTCAAATAATCTTTGTCTCCGATGTTTCAAAAGACACCACATAAAGAGATGTCGTTCGAAACGTCAATGCGGAGTAGATAACTGTAAAATGCCCCACAATTCTCTATTGCATAAAagtaatgaaaacaaaacaaataacgtGCAAAAGGAAGATACAAATGATGATAATACCcatcaagttttatttcattctaAAGAGAAGGTTCTCTTCAAATACATTCCTGTAACACTCTTTGGAAATGACTGTTCTCTTAATACATATGCGTTGATTGATGAGGGTGCATCATGCTCACTAATTGAAAGCGAAGTAGCAGAGCAACTTGGACTGGATGGACCAGCTGATGAACTGTGCTTACAGTGGACAGGCGAAATAACACAAAaggtagaaaattcaaaaatattgtctATGTATATTTCAGACCGTAAGCAGAGTTCTAAGATTTTAATGAATAATGTACGCACTGTCACTAAGCTTGAGCTCCCTGTACAAACATTGTCGAAAGCACAGATTGATAAATGTgagcatttaaaaaatttgccgaTAATACCATATACATCAGAAAgagcaaaaattataataggACTCGACAATGCTAAATTGTGTGTTCCTCTTGAAGTTAGAGAAAATGGAGATGAATTGATTGCCACGAGATGTAGAATTGGCTGGGGTGTGTATGGCCGTCAACAAATAGGTGATACTCTCTGTCATCGCATATTACATATTTGTACGTGTAACAACTACAACAAATTAGATGAAATGCTCAAAAACTTTTTCTCTTTGGACGCAGTAGGCATTTCGCAAACAAATAATCAACTACGATCAAAGGAAGATGAACGTGCGAAAGCAATAATGGAGAATACAACGAGGTATCTGGAGCATGAAAAAAGGTGGGAAACCGGTTTGTTGTGGAAGGAGGATGAAGTTAATTTACCCAGTTCGTTTTCAATGGCGAAACGAAGACTCATATGCATAGAATCAAAAATGCAACGGGATCCAGAACtaaaaacatttcttatagaaaaaattcaacaATATGTAAAAAATGGTTATGTACGAAAACTAAAACCATCAGAAATACGTAATGACAGTAAATCATGGTTTATTCCTCTCTTCACtgtaagaaataaaaacaaaaataaaacccgCATAGTTTGGGATGCGGCTGCATCGACAGAGAATGTCTCATTAAATTCTGTTTTGCTAAAAGGACCAGATCTTTTAAAATCTTTGGTTGGAATATTAATAAGATTCCGGGAGAGAAATATTGCTATATGTGGTGACATTCGCGAGATGTTTCACCAGATTCGCTTAAAAAAAGATGAACAATGTTTTCAGCAGTTCCTATGGCGCGATGGTGACCCATCAAAGAACATTGATGTTTATGTAATGACGGTTTTGACATTCGGGGCTTCATGTTCTCCCTCGTTGgcaaattatgtaaaaaaccGCAATGCAGAGCGTTTTGTTGATAAACACCCACAGGCTGTACaagcaattttacaaaatacatTCGTCGATGACTGGTTGCAGAGTGTAGACTCCGAGGGAGAAATGCTAGAATTGGCCAAAGCTGTGCGGGACATACATCAATGTGGTGGATTCGAAATGCGAAATTGGCTCAGCAATTCGAAgattgttttggaaaatttagagAACAACGATACAACtaacaacaaaatatttgatCGTTTAGAAAATTCATTCGAAAAGGTTTTGGGAATGTGGTGGGAACCCACAAACGATGAATTaagttttttcgaaaaatttaataaagaaatcTTTAATGAAAGTGTGCCCCCAACAAAACGAGGTATATTGCGAATAGTTATGACAATATTTGATCCTCTAGGTCTTTTAGGCCATTTTGTcatatatgcaaaaattttactacaagatATTTGGAGATCCAGAGTAGGATGGGACGAACCGATTCAAAGGGCAGAAAGTGACAAATGGTGGAAATGGGTAAAAGTTCTTCCTAAAATGTCCTCCATACGTATTCCCAGATGTTACCCTCTTGCAAACAAAGCCGAAAAACTTGAATTGCATATATTCGTAGATGCGAGTATAGATGCTTACTCTGCGGCAGCATATTTTCGGGCAGAGTTTGCTGGGGATACAAAATGTTCGCTGGTAGCATCAAAAACACGTGTGGCACCCTTAAAACCAATATCTGTCCCCAAAATGGAATTAATGGCAGCTATTCTTGGCCTTCGACTTTGCAAATTTATATGTAACGAAGCATCTCTCAATATCACAAGAAAAATATATTGGTCAGACTCAAAAGACGTTCTATACTGGATAAGATCTGACGCCAGAAAGTTTCAACAGTTTGTGGCTGTGAGAATAGGAGAGATACTGGAGGATTCCAACGTAGAAGACTGGAGGTGGGTACCATCATTGCAGAATGTGGCGGATGATGCTACCAAATGGAGTAGTATACCTGACATTGATGTCACTAGTCGTTGGTTTGTTGGGCCAGAATTTCTGAGAAATACGGAAGACAAATGGCCACAgtcagaatttggaaaaaataatccAAGCGAAATTTTATACCACATATCGAACAAACAACCAAAACCGAAATTTCTTTGCATTTCGCCTGATCCTACTCGTTTTAGCACATTTGAGAGACTTCGCAGATGTCAAATGGCCGTATTGGAATTCATTCGCAAATTATTGTGTGCTGAAAAGATTTCCACTACTTTTAAACCATTTCTTGAAAACAATGACTTAAATGCTTCAGAATTTCTCATTTTTAGAACCTGTCAGGAGCAAGTGTATTACGAAGAGattctacaaataaaaaatgagaGAGGTTTGTGTAAGAGCAGCACATTGTATAAGCTGAGCCCATTTCTAGACAAATTTGGAATGTTAAGAATCAACGGTAGAATCGACGCTGCAACTATTGTTCCTACGAGCATTAAAAATCCCATAATTCTACCACAGAAACATGTAACAACATATTTAGTCATAGACTACTACCATCGAAAATTTCACCACCAACATAATGAAATTGTCGTTAACGAAATTCGTCAAGTTTTTTGGATATCTGGTCTGCGGTCAGCTGTGcgtaaaattgcaaaattatgtcaacattgtaAAATCAGAAAGGCAATGCCGCAAGCGCCAGTCATGGGAAGTCTACCAGCAGAGCGACTAGCAGCCTTTACTAGACCTTTCTATAACACAGGCATTGATTATTTTGGGCCAATCGACATTGTTGTTGGACGAAGAAAGGAAAAGCGATGGGGTGTTGTCTTCACGTGCATGACAGTGAGAGCAGTTCACATCGAAATAGCTGCCTCTTTGTCGACTGATTCCTTTCTCCTCGTTTTTAAACAGTTTGTTTGTCGTCGTGGAACTCCACGTAAAGTATTTTCAGACAACGCTACAAATTTCAGAGGAGCGAGCCGAGTGTTGTTAGAAGAAGTGGAAAGAATTTCATCAAGTGAAGTGGAgagaaaatttccaaacattGAATGGGTTTTTATTCCTCCTTCATCCCCCCACATGGGTGGGGCATGGGAGAGGATGGTGCGGTCGATCAAAtcaattttaatggaaattttaccCAATCGAGGATTGCGAGAGGAACACTTAAGAGCAGGTTTGGCTGACGTAGAATTTACATTAAACTCTCGTCCTCTTACATATGTGCCCTTAGACTCACCATTAGGAGAAGCCCTAACAccaaatcattttttaattggatcgtcAAATGGTATAAGAGAGTTGTCAACTTCTCTCAAAACCGGTTCTGCGCTAACCAAGCACTTTCGTATGACAAATATgatatcaaatgaattttggaaaCGGTGGGTGCGAGAATGTTTACCATGCTTAACAAGGCGAACAAAATGGTATGATGATTCAACTCAACATATAAACATTGGAGATGTCGTCATCATTGTGGACAGTGAGGCAAAAAGAAATGAGTGGTTGAAgggaattgttattgatgtgcaCAGGGGTAAGGACGGTGTTGTACGAAGCGCTGTGGTGAAAACGGTAAATGGTTTGTCCACACGGCCTGTGGTGAAGTTAGCCAAGTTGGATGTAGAAAAGTAAACTTCTATCTTCTATAAAAGTTTACGGAGGGGGCTATGTTACGGCGCTCAACATAAAGTGTAACGCTCCATAAACTTTAGATGTTGCTTGTAATACAACCTTGCAATGTAATGTGAATTTATGTAAATATACAACACTAATCGCAATGACAAATATCTATGCGATGACATATTGTCTATTTCCTTTTCAAATTGTTCTTTAAACAAGTCGGTCGTGTTTCATATTAAAGTAAATAATTTGTAATCGTAATTTATATGAAACACAGATTAAAATACTGTTCACCTGTTGGTTTTAACTGGATTAAAGAAAACACAAGTGtatgtatttaaatttattgttaaaatataataatctaatgaattaaataaaattagattttagCTGCAATCTACAGCTACGAAAGCTGTCAGCtgaaaatactgttttttatTTATCGGGACCAAGCGACTGAACAGATTGAgtggaacttttttcgcaccaacaaacagagtaccggcctttacaaGGTAAaatgatgaattaaaaaattatatttcattatatggtgttaatttttaacaattttcattattgcttccattttttcagcaagatatgtgaaaaagttacctacgatgaataaaaaaaggatgagTCAAAATTTCCAAACAACGAGTTGAAGTGAAGTaccctctgttccacgtggtcataatttttactcacaaaaacattgtattaaaaaccttcatcataagtttttataataaagtacttttgcttaaagaaagtttaattttaatgtatgaaagttTTCATAATACGGTTTGTTGTTCATTTAATttatctgtactgtggaataattgatttaaaaattgtttagccgtcgacattttaaaagagactgttaaccaatttttattatcgggtttcccaaaaaataagcaggtaaaccaaaataatactgactttttaacttggtatgggtatataaatcttgtggtgttgtaaaaatgaactaaaatactgttacgaatttgatatttctagatttaagtttccgttaatttcaaatttcaaattgtaacggtcaaattacgtcatcacattcaaaatcatttctttattttctagtactttactaaacatcttttgtgttcttagtttcacAATAATTGTAGTAAccccttttgttttgttattgttgtagtaaTATGAGCACAACACTCTGTCAGCTAAATTACGAGATAGGCAGAAACGACAATGTGGTTGTTCTAGATAATTGTAGGAACAGAAACGACAAAATGATTAGATAATTGTAGGCAAGACTATGAACATAATTAGCAATTTATGTGCGACATCTGCCGGACACAAGTAGAACATTCcagatggctgtaggcaatgaagataaccagttgaatatgtgctgttagataaattgtatctagatagttctagatggttgtaggccagactatccagaattttcgaaatcgccaaatcacggtatataagcccctggcGGAGGGAGCTGTGAAGTCAATCgaaagctaaagtttatacagtacacatcgtagagcaaataagtgaaaccgatcagttaaacaaataaattgtaggttaggttaagttaaactggcagcccgattaaatttcaggctcacttagactattcagtccattgtgataccacatttaactaaaaatacCTATTAAATATggtcacttctagttttaaccactgaaccttctctattatttacatttatggaaccaaccagattgctccaaacattaacaaactgcttaagttaaccttttccaggtccgccagtaatctaaagctatatgctcctaaaattcgcttacgccttacacaaaaagcaggacactcacacaagaggtgtttaattgattccttttcctccacatcatgacagcttatgcaatagtcattatacttcgcacctatagtttttgcaaattcgcctatcaggcagcgacccgttatagcagatatcaggagtgctatctgacgccttgagaacactagcatatctagtgtgcggtttaagtttaaatggggccatatttgcttggtgtcattacaacccttgcaattctcccatcgaatattggccatcataacagccttctcacgcagtaagagcttgcaggtggccagaggcataccaacagattctagttcccctggaatatgtaaggtagttcctagccttgctagctcatctgcttcgtagttccccggtatgttcctatggccaggcacccatattaggtgaatattgtactgatcagccatctcattgagagatttgcggcagtctatggccgttttcgagttaaagaACAcaaagtccaaggattttattgcaggttgactgtctgagtatatattaatgccaatatttgttggaacattacttctcagccaattcaccacctctcttattgccaatatttcagcctgaaaatcactacagtgattaggtaatcttttcgctattcgaatttccagatctttagaatatactccgaaccccacttgtccattcaatttggagccatcagtatagaaatctatatatcttttattccccggggtctgtgtacaccacgcctcactgttgggaattagagtttcaaactttttgtcgaaaagtggttttgccagggtgtaacccACTacgttactttgaggaccgaattaTGACCGTACTTTTTTCtggccacagcgatagctcgcgcaaccgcacagccgttgttgcagctgactgtttggccaaaatgtctaaaggcaatagatgtagcatgacattaagggagtctgttcctgtcttactaaatgagcctgagatacataagctcgccatacgctgaactttatctaaacaagccggtttctgaagtgccggccaccagactacaacaacaTATAACATTataggtctcagtagacctgcaggtctcagtagacctgcccctcGAGTATGCatcctgtcgtttcgagagcaaacttgaatccacgctagttctaagatacatgtctatcatcctctccagggtcttaagtaggaatgaggataagctgattggtcggaaatccttcgcacccgagtgggaggcttttcctgctttaggtatgaagacgacgtttgtttccctccacttttctggaatatatgctatatatatgatatatatcgtttatatatcaccgtcaaccaggggataattctttcagccactgcttgtaattccgccggagtaattccatcaggtccgggggatttgaatggtccaaagctatttaaagcccattttattctagattccgacacaatttcctcgataggaaatgaccgctgagcctctgCTACACCGCCAGAacgtggttcaaccgtctgatttccagggaagtttgTGTCCAAAAGTgcatccaacgtctcctcactggacgttgtcccatttccctccgatgttttaatgaaacctggagcggagttagtggacgctagtaccttccgtagtctggaagcctttgACGTATTcttaatactgctacagtaatcatcccaagagttttgttgagaccttctcagttctcgtttatatgctctcagattcatcttgtaagtgtcccaatcctccggagatcttgtggactttgcagtGTTAAAGaggttcctgcaggatttcctcatattacttaattccgtagaccaccatggtggtcgatttttctcccttggcttccctctagggcatgcagctttcagtgagatgttgaaggccttaataatccgctcatatttgtatctggtatttccggtatcatcgtattgaacgattccctatacctatttcaatcagctttcctaacatttggcggaaatatggtcttggtggaatgaacatcaaatttgaaaccgatgtagcgatgatctgaaatgctatgttcacttaaaacctgccaatcagatatcatttcattcagttcttgcgaggccaaggtgacttccaaaacctcttgcctgtttttagggaCAAAAGTTGGGGCATCTCGCTTAATGCAAACTACgcaaataaactctaggagtgactctcctcttgtattaatgtcaccactttcccatatactatgatgtgcatttgcatcgcatcccataatgagttttgtctttgttttcaatgactcctcaactaaggtgttaacggcacatggaggcatctccccatcatgtcccatgtagaccgaagatgccCAATATTTGCTTTTGGATATctgtagactggctacgacagtgtctgcattacacaatgaaggaagcagaaacaagtttagttcgtttttagcaattatacatgctcgatttatatcgttaccggtattatgcaaaagtttgaaacccggagtgtttaattcacagatcttgttgttatatatgtatggttcttgaataagaactatatctatgtctcctttcatcaggagaacttttaaggcagcacaagcagccttacaatggtgaagatttatctggaggaagcgtagaaccatccaaattttcaaccacacatcagccgcttcaattgactcatcaagggcttcctctccacagatctcggtgactctcgcaacaatccgcggttcatctttggtgaggtttgagcctgtaacATAGGAGCTTCCCGCATACGATTTTCGCcaatgtctgcagtttttatgtctccttcggcttcgctaggagattttttcactgctgactctaccggaggcttgtccgtttcggaatcctttggctgatcgctttcgtataccttcatatggatatcatgaaagccatacttagacgtccttgggtctgggctagatgtggcagcgactctatgtttaatataaacaccgcatgccgtcttggtccatccacttcatccaaaagaccaaccttccaatctgaggttggaagatctgtgttacattcttttagtttctctagtattgactaaggatcaggagggtttgccggtatccttgcatgtgctctaggtttagccggtatgtctttttatcgactaactccaaagcggctccttcccaaacttcaccaattagcatcaatgcagatttaaagcaatccaaagacctctggtccgcaaaagctattaacttatatcgtcctcagggaaacttttttcgcacctctgagtagacaccagacatcgcgttctcaatttccccccatttttgccttggaatcataccgtccaatgctcctttattaataatagccatcactagactgtcttttgcaactgagacaaacgatctttgattccgtttagaggatggctgcTCATCCGGTGAATGTTcccttttccagcttcaagaattccttgagcccattttaaggaatcgctttgcttggccgacaacgtgcttgggtcgactgatccccaGGTGGacaaattgggcctgactctttggtcgctggatgactttgaatttcgctgcatggtggtttattatttccaccacacgtgaaattcgtaataagtacttattacgatgaaatactccgctattagaaaacacgtccgcttATTACGAAAATCATaaatccaattacccaaattgtaagcttgtcataaaactattttcaaatgaagtaatatttgcgttgagtataaatgtaattggaatttgtcaaaatattcaaatgacatagtactcaatccaaatacattagtatttgaagtatataaagtgttttcgtatacaattactatcgtaattgtgtttaataCGATGTTAAACAATACaatctttgtactatataatctatattaatttaagaaaattatacaaatacactctgaaaataggttttatgctttttattataaaaaagaaattctgaaaatatgtataattgaaaatacagcgaagtacatgtttggtagaaaaatacagaatattcattataaacGACATATTTAAAAGGCTAACTCACGaagaaaaaacagtttttgaattatctgtaccacctgctggaatttccgaaatcttcctcatttatatgcgatttgtttaggcatcctgctcttctgtaatacaaacatctattcatttcaaagtttcgaaaatatttcaaagttttatatgattttACCTTCTGTTGCTGGGAAGAATTGAAGCACGAAATCCCCGTTTTcgaagtaaacacatttttctCTAGGCCACATACTTTTGACAGTCGGCTTATATCCATTAATAGGGCAATTTGATGTGTACACGACCtaattgtaaaaacaaaatagaaagaatgtaattgtatatatattccaaagctTATTCGCAAGTTTTTGAACGGCCCAATTCAGGATGTGTGTAAGTTTATACAACGAAAGAATTCATTTACATATTTCATTAAAGTTTAcagcgaattttaaaaattttacgaacattgaaatatgtactaaatatatttaattaactttccatagtaaaaagtttgtGCTGTCACGAGATTTCTCGTGAGTCTAAAAATTGTTGCGAACcgttaatcgtctttaaaagttctgtttgcgtgaacgtacatgagtatttcgtgaatgtgcttgagagagagagaaagacgtcacaggttagactcacaatgaaaatgttcatttttacgaagagaattctttcagtgtagtttccaaaaaacgcgcttgaccaaaaaaactggtatttagataaaggtacttacctgcgataaaaatacaatatagtgcgccaaaaatgttgtaaatgttaacattacgaatcgcggtaccgatagcacggtttatttgcgggtaaattcgaccatgttcttaagaagattcttaataataacaataaatttattttttgtattaatttatttttcgttacgtagcaacgtcataaacagttttatgaggcaattacgcattatacttaaatcaataacttttatacttggtccaattgaatatagtaattgatgtgttgtgaattcaattaccagtgaattttgatatttttgccagtttttcattcaaccaattattttcatgtttgacttaataaattcaataaattaataaatttcattcaattatgccaataattgatttttattttgcttcagttttttctgtgtagattgtcgttatttgaaaagaactgtgttttattatcgggtaattaaatacgcctcgatataaaaacgtaacaatactatgttatagatgaactaaaatttaagagaattataaactagacaagttga
Encoded here:
- the LOC142239772 gene encoding uncharacterized protein LOC142239772, whose product is MATPTEDATLGKGFAETVNVDIDNVAAAVSSAEAHASPPGAHVASSIHHTDTDEQNNEILKAANSAASTPKSTSKVSASFKIPSTTRSGLIRKDPLPKRPRKTSTKLKSKSNSKLEQHVTWQTVFSAPSTTTTNSSTNTQLMTSQLSGLTIGTSHISNQQTLMPSLHNGFSLITPGSAMSQNRSIPNIFNTNNTTGNANGTHQTAQPHNGGFGNSMISSSDKRILSTANIQMSQQNSTAHTDAYIFGAPNTANNREVTATGRILNNNPYTFDDINTTSSRHANIGDVTTNNNFHNPILFNRNLRLTQNTLPTFQHQPCTFPPVHNSSQNNSFNFPDSQYHSNSTNFNPYHNSSSLPQQSISFVPNNSHIPFTSSFPNLGNNTADITLSTSHIAARNAISKDLPIFSGKPEDWPIFITNYMQSTERCGFCDQENLIRLQKCLRGPALDAVKGKLMMPSTVKFAIDTLRMLYGRPEVIQQALQKNLRNEPPVRKERLDTLINFALAVQNYRTTMQAIGLSDFLNDPMLLHELVEKLPSDLKLDWGKHRISELKADIVTFDNWLFSLASCASQVTSFMPYVGETKNSKKERILVHDVIDGNKSINQLSCFKCQNNHFLYECPDFTSLSVNNRWNFIRSNNLCLRCFKRHHIKRCRSKRQCGVDNCKMPHNSLLHKSNENKTNNVQKEDTNDDNTHQVLFHSKEKVLFKYIPVTLFGNDCSLNTYALIDEGASCSLIESEVAEQLGLDGPADELCLQWTGEITQKVENSKILSMYISDRKQSSKILMNNVRTVTKLELPVQTLSKAQIDKCEHLKNLPIIPYTSERAKIIIGLDNAKLCVPLEVRENGDELIATRCRIGWGVYGRQQIGDTLCHRILHICTCNNYNKLDEMLKNFFSLDAVGISQTNNQLRSKEDERAKAIMENTTRYLEHEKRWETGLLWKEDEVNLPSSFSMAKRRLICIESKMQRDPELKTFLIEKIQQYVKNGYVRKLKPSEIRNDSKSWFIPLFTVRNKNKNKTRIVWDAAASTENVSLNSVLLKGPDLLKSLVGILIRFRERNIAICGDIREMFHQIRLKKDEQCFQQFLWRDGDPSKNIDVYVMTVLTFGASCSPSLANYVKNRNAERFVDKHPQAVQAILQNTFVDDWLQSVDSEGEMLELAKAVRDIHQCGGFEMRNWLSNSKIVLENLENNDTTNNKIFDRLENSFEKVLGMWWEPTNDELSFFEKFNKEIFNESVPPTKRGILRIVMTIFDPLGLLGHFVIYAKILLQDIWRSRVGWDEPIQRAESDKWWKWVKVLPKMSSIRIPRCYPLANKAEKLELHIFVDASIDAYSAAAYFRAEFAGDTKCSLVASKTRVAPLKPISVPKMELMAAILGLRLCKFICNEASLNITRKIYWSDSKDVLYWIRSDARKFQQFVAVRIGEILEDSNVEDWRWVPSLQNVADDATKWSSIPDIDVTSRWFVGPEFLRNTEDKWPQSEFGKNNPSEILYHISNKQPKPKFLCISPDPTRFSTFERLRRCQMAVLEFIRKLLCAEKISTTFKPFLENNDLNASEFLIFRTCQEQVYYEEILQIKNERGLCKSSTLYKLSPFLDKFGMLRINGRIDAATIVPTSIKNPIILPQKHVTTYLVIDYYHRKFHHQHNEIVVNEIRQVFWISGLRSAVRKIAKLCQHCKIRKAMPQAPVMGSLPAERLAAFTRPFYNTGIDYFGPIDIVVGRRKEKRWGVVFTCMTVRAVHIEIAASLSTDSFLLVFKQFVCRRGTPRKVFSDNATNFRGASRVLLEEVERISSSEVERKFPNIEWVFIPPSSPHMGGAWERMVRSIKSILMEILPNRGLREEHLRAGLADVEFTLNSRPLTYVPLDSPLGEALTPNHFLIGSSNGIRELSTSLKTGSALTKHFRMTNMISNEFWKRWVRECLPCLTRRTKWYDDSTQHINIGDVVIIVDSEAKRNEWLKGIVIDVHRGKDGVVRSAVVKTVNGLSTRPVVKLAKLDVEK